The proteins below are encoded in one region of Segatella copri:
- a CDS encoding DUF4248 domain-containing protein, whose amino-acid sequence MIEDRSYGKAELAMLYFPTATPRVALNRLVRWINRCPELKQSLCSGYVGKFSHFYTRQQVAEIIEFLDEP is encoded by the coding sequence ATGATAGAAGACAGAAGTTACGGGAAGGCAGAGCTCGCCATGCTCTACTTTCCCACCGCTACCCCCAGGGTAGCGCTCAACCGGCTGGTGAGATGGATCAACCGGTGCCCCGAGCTCAAGCAGAGCCTCTGTTCGGGCTACGTCGGCAAGTTTTCCCACTTCTACACCCGGCAACAAGTAGCAGAAATCATCGAATTTCTGGATGAACCATAA
- a CDS encoding energy transducer TonB has product MKELVGIILLTVLVVFGSCNSNTNVSLVGTSPQLFGVRQVSSGNPGYRNRELFINELEKKCKYPIEFQKNNLEAYVAVEYTTDQRGYIVKKKVVACDNKKFKKITLDIFDEVKTLKIATTEKIDTIYFQYKIQGSPTLIHSKVDVKIIGYGSNNKSILMK; this is encoded by the coding sequence ATGAAGGAATTAGTAGGTATTATATTATTGACAGTTTTGGTAGTATTTGGTTCATGCAACTCCAATACTAATGTGTCTCTTGTGGGAACATCTCCGCAACTATTTGGTGTACGCCAAGTAAGCTCAGGTAATCCTGGCTATAGAAATAGAGAGTTGTTCATAAACGAATTGGAAAAAAAGTGTAAATATCCTATTGAGTTTCAAAAAAATAATTTGGAGGCATACGTTGCTGTTGAATACACGACAGACCAACGAGGATATATTGTTAAAAAAAAAGTGGTTGCTTGCGACAATAAAAAATTCAAAAAGATAACATTGGATATATTCGACGAAGTTAAAACTCTTAAAATAGCCACAACAGAGAAAATAGATACAATCTACTTCCAATACAAGATACAAGGTTCACCAACTTTAATCCATTCAAAAGTAGATGTCAAGATTATCGGCTATGGCAGCAATAATAAATCAATTTTAATGAAGTAA
- a CDS encoding XAC2610-related protein, with the protein MKKIVFILLIFCSFFVVWGCNKNKTKCVPQKEATSDSSMRSNDDTLSLMIEHEVDDVDYGVIIKRGDKTIHRFGYKYPEDDDLVPNEERIDSCLLTDLNFDGIKEDVLFYLGSFGASGTKHFDACVWNPNTEHYDKIEEFKDIPNPKISDKYKCILSRVYVSSAENEYAKYVCTNGHLIKVAELRQYWKGNIYPERDRAVYEEHFIKANVWKRNLKLNQISDFWKPVVPF; encoded by the coding sequence ATGAAAAAGATAGTTTTTATTCTACTCATTTTTTGTAGTTTTTTTGTAGTATGGGGATGCAATAAGAATAAAACGAAATGTGTTCCACAGAAAGAAGCAACTTCTGATTCTTCTATGAGAAGTAATGACGACACTCTAAGCCTTATGATTGAGCATGAGGTTGACGATGTTGATTATGGAGTGATTATAAAACGTGGCGACAAGACCATTCATCGCTTCGGATACAAATATCCTGAAGATGATGATCTTGTACCAAATGAAGAACGTATTGATAGTTGTCTGTTGACTGACTTGAATTTTGACGGTATAAAAGAAGATGTGCTGTTTTATTTGGGTAGCTTTGGTGCTTCTGGCACTAAACATTTTGATGCATGTGTTTGGAATCCTAATACTGAACATTATGACAAAATTGAAGAATTCAAAGATATTCCAAACCCCAAAATCAGCGACAAATACAAGTGTATTCTTTCAAGAGTGTATGTTTCTTCCGCAGAGAACGAATATGCAAAATATGTATGCACCAATGGACATCTCATTAAGGTTGCCGAATTGAGACAATATTGGAAAGGGAACATTTATCCAGAGCGAGACAGGGCTGTTTATGAAGAGCATTTTATTAAAGCTAATGTTTGGAAGAGAAACTTGAAACTAAATCAAATTAGCGATTTCTGGAAACCGGTCGTACCGTTTTGA
- a CDS encoding pilus assembly protein N-terminal domain-containing protein — translation MKIKMILIALTALLSLASCGDDDCGIQLTQDEIIGDINTGKKIVITSLTTYTESSSKVNVNGAKGKISATSSDESIAKVSCSTNEAEKEIYVSGVSVGNTTITITDSDGNTAVLKVEVKDWTTLWELSRTMYVVDRKCFVEGVSSEDSATIAADAIEKDSYNKYYTIRTRVYIPSGPYATKRLTITDDKGNVRMDGILKIQPNADNSEVWHLLPIGNYTEVVLATFYYDQKSIVKDVTGYYKTAYPKIKKVELHAICAIEELEPDK, via the coding sequence ATGAAAATTAAAATGATTCTTATTGCATTAACCGCTTTGCTATCTTTGGCAAGCTGTGGTGATGATGACTGTGGTATTCAACTCACACAAGACGAAATCATTGGTGACATAAATACTGGTAAAAAGATTGTGATTACCTCTCTTACCACCTATACGGAAAGTAGCAGCAAAGTTAATGTAAATGGAGCTAAAGGCAAAATATCAGCAACATCTTCCGATGAAAGTATAGCCAAAGTCTCGTGCTCAACAAATGAAGCAGAGAAAGAAATCTATGTAAGTGGTGTTTCTGTAGGAAATACCACTATCACCATAACCGATTCCGATGGAAATACTGCTGTATTAAAGGTTGAAGTAAAAGATTGGACGACTCTTTGGGAACTTAGTAGAACAATGTATGTGGTAGATAGAAAATGTTTTGTTGAAGGTGTTTCTTCTGAGGATTCTGCAACTATTGCAGCTGATGCCATAGAGAAAGACTCATACAATAAATATTATACAATACGTACTCGTGTTTATATTCCTTCTGGCCCTTATGCAACCAAGAGACTAACCATTACAGATGATAAAGGAAATGTCCGCATGGATGGAATTCTTAAGATTCAACCAAATGCTGATAACTCCGAAGTTTGGCATTTATTACCTATTGGTAATTATACGGAAGTCGTTTTGGCTACATTTTACTATGACCAAAAAAGTATAGTCAAAGATGTGACAGGTTATTATAAAACGGCATATCCTAAGATTAAGAAAGTTGAGCTACATGCCATTTGCGCAATAGAGGAATTGGAGCCGGACAAATAA
- a CDS encoding Abi family protein — translation MKADKIRKRISHYLGLQPIVLESWITSLTLLRNAYCHHSRV, via the coding sequence CTGAAAGCAGACAAGATACGCAAGCGCATATCGCATTACTTAGGCTTGCAACCAATTGTCTTAGAATCTTGGATAACGTCTTTGACACTGTTACGAAATGCCTACTGCCACCATTCAAGAGTGTAG
- a CDS encoding KilA-N domain-containing protein, with amino-acid sequence MAKIKVENTEISVVNVQNEDYISLTDMAHSQMQEHIIFRWMSLKSTIEYLGEWEKLYNPNFNCTEFDTIKNAAGSNNFVLSVKAWIQRTGAIGIMAKAGRYGGTYAHRDIAYHFGMWISPRFQLLLVKEYQRLKADEQKQLSWSAKRELSKINYRIHTDAIKVNLIPAEVTREQAAMKYADEADVLNIAMFGMTAKQWREQNPDKKGNIRDYASINELICLSNMENLNAVFINDGMAQSERLIKLNQIAIQQMKILEDTGGRNLLK; translated from the coding sequence ATGGCAAAGATAAAAGTTGAAAATACAGAAATATCTGTTGTTAATGTTCAAAATGAGGATTATATCTCTCTGACAGATATGGCACATAGCCAAATGCAAGAGCATATTATTTTCAGATGGATGAGCCTCAAAAGTACAATAGAATACCTCGGTGAATGGGAAAAGCTATATAATCCGAATTTTAATTGTACCGAATTCGATACAATTAAAAATGCAGCAGGAAGCAACAACTTCGTACTTTCTGTAAAGGCATGGATTCAAAGAACAGGTGCAATAGGCATCATGGCAAAAGCTGGCCGATATGGTGGAACTTATGCTCATCGAGACATTGCGTACCACTTTGGAATGTGGATTAGTCCTCGTTTCCAACTTTTGTTGGTAAAAGAGTATCAACGTCTTAAAGCTGATGAGCAGAAACAATTGTCATGGTCTGCCAAGCGGGAACTATCAAAGATAAACTATCGCATTCACACGGATGCTATCAAAGTAAATCTCATTCCTGCGGAAGTGACTCGTGAGCAAGCTGCCATGAAATATGCTGATGAAGCGGATGTACTCAACATAGCCATGTTCGGCATGACTGCGAAACAATGGCGTGAGCAGAATCCCGACAAGAAAGGCAACATTCGTGACTATGCCAGTATTAATGAACTTATCTGTCTCTCAAATATGGAGAATCTCAACGCTGTATTTATCAATGATGGTATGGCGCAGTCTGAGCGACTTATCAAACTCAATCAGATTGCCATTCAGCAGATGAAAATTCTTGAAGATACAGGAGGAAGAAACTTATTAAAATAA
- a CDS encoding N-acetylmuramoyl-L-alanine amidase — translation MNSRFCSLIHALIEQLKEEYPLATIHGHNEFANKACPCFNVKKEWG, via the coding sequence ATGAATAGCCGATTTTGCTCTTTAATTCATGCCCTCATCGAGCAGCTGAAGGAGGAATATCCATTAGCCACGATTCATGGTCATAATGAATTTGCCAACAAAGCCTGTCCCTGCTTTAATGTGAAGAAGGAGTGGGGCTAA